agaaaagaatgcGCAAAATGCGTTTAACCTCTATATACCTCATCCACATCAAATTCTCAACACGACGGCTAACATGAATAAAAGGCTTGATTCTGATCTCAAATTTGGTCCAAGAATTTTATTATTGTATGAATCTGCCAACAAAGTTTCCAAGATCTCGTACCTGAAACCAGAATACTTGAAGGATGCTAAATCTATTGAAGATGCTCCTGATGTTTTACGAGAcagagaaattgaaatgGGGGTTGATTCTACTCCAGTGAGCCAGAGTCCCGTTTCTGCGGTTGATCAGAGTTCTTTTGAGTCTCCTACTAATTCATCTctaaaaaagaaagttccCAAGTGGTTGAAGTTGGGCAAGAAGTGAACGGTTTTCACTTCCACATGATGACGACGTACATTACCTAAACATATTTATATATCTTATCTCGCGATGcttaattttttttttttgtttgtaGACAGATTGACACTTTCATGAACAGCGTTTGCCGAATACGTAGCTTTATCCCGGCTAGAAGTATAAGGACACGTGCTGTCAGGAATCCcttgaagaattcaaaagCCACGGAACGCCCACCCGTTCTCAAGACAAAGCCTGAGAACCTAAAACAGCTACGTTCAAAAAGACGAAATGCTCTGAAAAAGGACCCTAGTATTCCTTCATTCGTTAAACCTGCTGAGCAGATAAGAAGGGAGCTGACTGCCGAGTTTGACAGGTTGGGACAAGAGGTAGATGAGAATTTTATTAAAGGTGTAATCGAACAGTCgaaggaagatgaaataAAACTCAGAGAGAGTAACGGTGATCTCAGCATTCTAGACGAGAAAGACGATTTCCTCTCTTTGTTTGATAGAGTAATGGACCAATGTGCCCTGGAGTTATCTGAGAACGTTGACTTGCAGCAAGACGCATATCAATTGGATCCAAACGCAACTTTGGAGGATAGCGTGTTCAAGTTAGCGGAGGACTTTGAAACTATTGTCAAAGCCTCGCAAAGCTCACTTCCATTATTTGTATCCATATTGAAAATCCTAAGCATTAAtagcaaaagaaatctcATCCCAATTGAACTGGCATCGAAAGCATTTGAGCTTTCCACACAGATTTACGACCCCAAACACAGAACTAATCTCATATACTACTCAGGCAATCTTATATATTCGCATCCAAGAGTAAGAGCTGACCCTATAAATGAATCTCTTTACATGGAAGCTTTGCTTGAGCATAGGCAGTTTCTGAGATGCGAATATCTCTTCACCTCAAGATTAAACCAAACAGATGTCCAAGGCCAAAGGTTTTGGCTGGAGAATGGTATGAAGATGTACCTGAGATCATTCAAAGTATCCAAAGCTGAAGAATTGGCTGCAAAAGTTTTACAAGAGCACATGTATCTTCATCCTAGTGTTATTGTACAGTTTATTGATGTCTTTTCCCGCTTGGAGCAATATGGCCAAGTTCTGAAATGGACAAACACATTGAACACAATCAGAAAATCGTTTGGCAAAGGTGCAGGAGTAGTGAAGACTGTCAATCCATTGGATTTGGGTTTAGTTGATGATGCGAATATTATTATGAACTACTGGAATCAGCGTGACCCAATAACTCACAATGATTTAAGAAAAGTGgcagtttctttgataaatGCTGGATACTATGAACTTTTATTCAGAGTGATCGAAACATATGCATCTAGATATCCCACTACTTTGAAGCTGTTCAAGGGTGTAGTGGGTAAATGCAAATACTCAGTTGCCCAAGAACTAATAGAGTTAACTACAAAATTATCCGAACCTTTCATCAGGGATTCGTTAAGTAAAGCATTAGAGAAGAATTTGgaattccaaaagagaaatgcCAAACAAGCAATGATTCATGATACGCTACTGGGAAACATCAACATTGAGGGATTGAGAGATGGCACATCGAATAACCAAGAATATTTGACCGAGAAAGACTGCAATCGATTAATCAAGAGAATGCTGAGTTCCAATCGACCCAATTATCAACTAGTAGAGAACTTTATAGAGGAAATGATTAACTCGTACAAGTTGGAGAAGGCAGGGAAAAGTCATGGCTTTATACCTCCAATTAATGCTCACATATATGCCACATTGATAAaatattttggaaaagtcaCTAATAGGAATATTGAAAAGCTGGAACTAGTCCTTCAGGAGTTAGAGTCCTTAGAAGTTCCAATGAATGCATATTGCGCAAACCAGATTATACTAGAATATACTGGCAGACGACGGTTTGAACGGGCTTTTGCATTCATTGATCAGGTGTTGAATTCTGATTTTCCAAGGACAAACAAACTTTATGAGACCATGTTACAGAGTCATAGGGATTTCGTAACCTTCAGTCACAAATATGGCCTGAACAAACGTCCTAATCATAACCAGCTTAGAAGAATATTTGTCGACTTTTATAATTCGGATAAAGGAGTCTCCTTTACAAAGCAAGTTGTGTCAATTATCAACTGTTTCATCTACACTTCCGATTTCATTAGCTCTGTGGGTATGCTGCAACTATTTGGCTcgttgaaaatgaagctAAATGCAAGGCAAGTTGACTTGCTACTCAAAACGTTGATAAAGAATTTGGAGCTTTGTCCTCACTCGGATGATTTGGATACCTAcgttgaaaaattaaagCAGTTTACTACTTCCAATACTAAAGACTTGGAGTGGAAAGATGTTGCTACCATAATAATAGAGGCCTTCCAACTTAATCCCCTTTTGACCGAAAAGTCACAAGCTGCCTATGAGAAGGAGTTGGGTACTTTCCAGCATCTTTTATCCTTGGAGAGTCTTTCCATTGACGAAATAAGAGTTGATGGTTTCTGTATATAGTAAATGTTATACCTACCATCCGACATCTAACCCCgatccatttttttttttttttcacgAATAGTTTATAGTAACATATCAATTATTTCAATATCACATTGCACACAATGTACTCCATCAAGACCGTCAGGTCCGTTATTGGAACGACTGGATGGTTGAAACGGCCTTGTTTTGGATGCAATAGTGCCTCTATCCGAACAGCCGCGGATTTGGCAATGCTGAATAAGCTTAGATCCAAGAAGAGGATTAATAGAAACCCTCTGCCAACTACAGTGGACCCTCAGAAGGGACAGCCCGAAACTGGCAATAAAGGTGTTCCTCCACACACACAGTCGAAAATAGCAAGCGAGCATAAAGTAGTAAGAAATGGAGTCAAGAAAGTTGAGGATaaatttcagaagaaaccaCATTCCAAGTCTCAGGGAAACTCAAGGTCTAGGAAGATATCcaaggaagaggaaaaagcTCTAAAAGAGATTTCCACCGAGTTCGAAACTCATAGAACAGAAGCATCAAAGTCAGCTTCGAAAAAGAAGCGGTCTCCAAATAAGCCAAAAACTGCAGTTGAAAGACCAAAGATCCCGTTAACGCTTCCTTCGTTCTTGACTGTCTCTAATCTAAGTACCATTTTGAGGGTTAGAAACGAGGACCTTCTGACCAAACTGAAGGAACTaggatttgaaaacatgACCTATAACTACATTCTAGACTCCGAAACTGCTGCATTAATTGCCGATGAGTATGGGTTTGAGGCTACTACAAATGACAATACCAGTGTGGACCTGTTTGAACAGCCAGAATGCACTGAGCAAAAACTTTTGGTTCCAAGAGCACCTGTTGTAACTATAATGGGACATGTAGACCACGGCAAGACCACCATTCTGGACTATTTAAGAAAATCATCTATTGTCAACGGAGAGTTTGGTGGAATAACCCAGCACATAGGAGCATTTTCAGTTAAGACTCCAAAGACAAAAAAGATGATCACATTCCTCGATACTCCAGGTCATGCTGCGTTTCTAAAAATGAGACAAAGAGGAGCTGATGTTACTGATATTGTGGTTCTGGTTGTGGCAGCTGACGATTCTGTGATGCCTCAGACTAAAGAAGCCATAAAGCATGCCAAAAACTCTGGAGTACCTATCATTGTTGCCATAAACAAGTGTGATAAGCCAGATGCGAACCCGGATAAAGTGGTTGCCGACTTGGCCGGTCATGATATCGATGTAGAAGATTACGGCGGTGAAACTCAGGTTGTCCGAGTGTCTGGCAAGACAGGACTTGGTATGGAAGACTTAGAAGAGTCTATTATTACATTATCCGAAGTTCTTGACCTGAAGGCTCAAGAATCAAAGACTCTTTGCGAAGGATGGGTGATCGAGTCCGAAATGAAAAAGGGACTTGGAAACACTGCCACATTCTTAGTCAGAAGGGGTGTTCTGGAGAGGGGCAAAATTATAGTGGCCGGTAATACTTGGTGCAAAGTGAAGATTATGAAAGATGAGCAcggaaaagttttgaagaaagctGGCCCTTCGACCCCAGTTGAAGTTATTGGCTGGAAAGATCTTCCGGAAGCCGGTCAGCTCGGTTTGGAGGCTAAGGATGAAGCTCTTGCTAAGAAAGTAATCTTGAACAGAATGGCAAGAGAGGAAAAGTTTAAAGAAGCccaagatattgaaaagattaacGAAATGAGACAAAGCGAGTTGAGAGAAGCCAataaaagacaaaaaatAGAAGAGTTGGCCAAGAATGGCCTTTCGTTAGAAGACATTCGAAAACTAGACAGTGAGGAATACAAAGATCTTTTAGATGAAACTAAACAAGAATGTGAAATTGTTCCCTTTATCATTAGAGCTGATGTTAGCGGCTCCTCTGAAGCCATAGCTGAGAGTATCGATGGTCTAGGTAATGATGAAGTGAAAAGTAAAGTCTTGTACCAAGAGGTCGGTCCTCCTACTGAAactgatattgaaagagctGAGACATCCGGAGCTATTATTTTTGCATTCAACCTTAAAACTCCTAAAGACATCATTTTGAAAGCCGAAAGAAGGGGAGTGCATATAAAAAGTCATAACGTTATTTAtcatttgattgaagaagtcaCTCATGAGCTTCAATCCAGATTGAAGCCCGATATTAAAGTTGAGGTATTAGCTTCAGCTAAGGTTCGTGCTGTGTTTAGTATCACAGGAaaaaacaagaaagagttcaaaattGCAGGTTGTAAAGTATCCCAAGGGATCATTAAAAGAAACTCTCAGATCCAAGTGACTAGAAATGGACAGATGATCTACAGGGGCCATATAGATGCTCTTAAACATGAAAGAGATGATGTCGCCGAGGTAAAGAAAGGAATGGATTGCGGTGTCAGCCTTGGAAGATGGCAGAACTTTGAGGAAGgtgatgatattgaagtctatgaagagaaagaagtgCCCCGATACTTGTAAATAAATATGTATATAGACATTAAAGGAATTGATATAGAGTAAAAGCCTCAAGtaaatccaaaaataatGCCTAGTGTGTGGTCCCCTTCATGATATATGCACAGTTTTATTCATCTATCCAATACAAAACTCCTTTCTACTTCTACTTCCGTTTATGCTTGCCTTCAAATCCAGCTCGTGTTGGCTTTACAATACCACTAAACTTCTTGAGTCGTGTTTGATCTTTCCGTTTCTTTcctttattttcttttctcagTCTCAGATTCTCCTCTCTCTTATCTTGCCTTGCCTTCTGGGTAATTTCAATTGTCTCCTTTCTATCCTtccattctttttcactctttctctttttaaCCTCCTTGCGCTTCAGAGATTTTTTCAGTAGTttctcatcatcttttattttcttaCCTTCAATACCAGCCAGTGCCTTATTCCAACGCGCCTTCTCCTGTATCTGCGCTTGTTGctctttatcaagtttggaaaatttctctttctggcgttcaagaagttgaagatgagcCTTAAAGTCACCATGAGAGGGGCCCTTTTTCTTAACTTTTCTTAAGGACGAGAGATCACTGGAGACCTTCTCACCATCTGTGAACTTGATATTATTGAACATGACATCAGCATCTATCTTCtcctcatcatcgtcatcacTATCGCtatcctcttctttttccttctctttctctttttccttttgctgttgctgtcttttctttttcagttcgTCTTTCCGTTTTCTCTCGGCTAAGATTTGCTCTCGTGACATTGGGGCCCCCTTTGCATTAGTTCCTGGGGCCTTACGTTTCTCTCTCatgttgttgattttggCGGTAAGCTTGTTACGCAGTTCGGAGAgtcttttctctttcattGCCTTTTGCTGAGCTATTTCTTCAGAAGACATCTCCTTGCTTTTAATTTCATTTCCTTCGTCGTCAAAAATGGTGGCAGGTTCTTGTGTCTTTAAAGGAGCGGGGACTTCTCTGTCTTTCTCAAGTTCAGCATCTAAGATATTGTGGTTGTTATCGTTGTCCTTTTCATCTGTTTCACTGGTGTCCTGAGCGTCTACTTggatctttttgtttcctgGTATAACAGCTCCCTTTCCAGCCTTCTCTCTGTTCCTCATCACATCCTTCACAGTAGCCGTTTCGACATTTTCACTATGGAAGGCAGGgtccaatttcttcttcttatCTTGCCTGACTTCTGATATAGGctttttcttctgcttGCCTTGTTCTCTTATTTCGTTAGACTTATTGGAGTCTTCATAATAGTATTTGGCAGGAATTAGGGATAACAATCCATCAAAAGATGAAGCATGGCTTTTCAAGCGCTCCTAGAACTGTTAGAAATCCCAATGAATAGCGCTATaaaaccaaaaagaaagacaacATACCTCCAAACTGTTACTCATAGCTGGTTGTTCCTTCCTTTAATCacagagaaaagaaatagtcccaaaaaaaaaatttcaatagAGAGAAGAGGTAGTGCCCGCTGCTAAAACTCCTATTATAATTTTCCTCTCTATAGTCTTTACGTGACATCCCTACACCGAGACCGCATCTGGTAGTGGCAGCAAAACCATCTACCTCAACACCTATAGCTAACTTCCACTTGTTTGTTTCAGCATGGCAGAACCATTGGGCAGTTATTTGCTGATCTCTCTGCCGAAAACGCAAAACCTACTCCACGATGAGACGCAGGATTGGCTGGAGACTAACGTGAATGgaggaaaagtttcagtCACCAACGTTGACGTTCCTGAGTTCAAGATTGGCACCCTAGACACCTTGATGCAACAGACGGAGGAAATCTCCAAGTTGGACAATCAGTTGAACCAGGCTGTTAACAAGGTGTTAGAAATCATACAGACTGTCTTTGACAAAAACCCAGCGTTTGTGGAACAGGCTAAACAAGTAGAGGGTCGTTCTGTCATTGACtatcttgaaaatttcaaatgGAACACATCAAAGTATAGAACCGACCGTTCAATTCGCCAGTTAATTGACACCATATCTTTGGATGGATTGAATCTAGACAATGACGTGAAAGCTACATTTCAAAACTATAACTCTGCAAAGTCCAACTTGGCCGCTGCAGAGCGCAAACGAACTGGAGATTTGACGGTAAAGTCGTTGCatgatattgttgatgagaCTGATTTTGTTCTAGACTCTGATCATTTGCAGACAATTCTGTTAGTCATTCCAAAGAATTTGGTGCAGTCTTTCCTCAATACCTACGAGACTGTGGTACCATTTGTGGTTCCCAGAAGTGCTAAAAGAATTACTGCTGATTCAGAGTTTGTGCTGTATAGTGTCATCTTATTCAAGAAGTACGTGCCCGAATTCTTGGCTGCAGCTAGAGAGAACAAGTGGATTACTCGTGAGTTTAACTATGATGAGGAGTCAATTAAACTGCTGAGAAATGAGTACAACGATGCCAGCACACAGGAGCATTCATTGAGGAACGATCTGATAAGATTGGTTAAGGCTGCTTATGCGGATATAGTCAGTTCGTGGTTACACATCAAAATATTGAGAACTTTCATCGAGTCAGTTTTGCGTTACGGAATCCCTCCAGATTTTTCATATTTCCTGTTAAAATTACCCCACAAAGCCATTGAGAAAGGTAAATCCCAGTTGGTAGAGAAGTTTGGTTATTTGGGAGGGGCTGCCGTCGGGGTTGACCGTCGTGGTAAAATTGTCAAAGATTCTCTACATGAATATGCCAGTCTGGTGGATACCGACTATCAACCATTTGTGCTATATGAGCTGGAGATTAACTAGAGTGTAGAAAATGGTTGGTATAACACTATCTGATTATTTGAATTGTAGATGTAGTTGAAGGTTCATTCTTGAGTCACTTGATGCGTATTCCCCAGGGAAAAGCAGGAAGTTGGGGGGCAGAAAC
This window of the Komagataella phaffii GS115 chromosome 2, complete sequence genome carries:
- a CDS encoding Mitochondrial translation initiation factor 2, with the protein product MYSIKTVRSVIGTTGWLKRPCFGCNSASIRTAADLAMLNKLRSKKRINRNPLPTTVDPQKGQPETGNKGVPPHTQSKIASEHKVVRNGVKKVEDKFQKKPHSKSQGNSRSRKISKEEEKALKEISTEFETHRTEASKSASKKKRSPNKPKTAVERPKIPLTLPSFLTVSNLSTILRVRNEDLLTKLKELGFENMTYNYILDSETAALIADEYGFEATTNDNTSVDLFEQPECTEQKLLVPRAPVVTIMGHVDHGKTTILDYLRKSSIVNGEFGGITQHIGAFSVKTPKTKKMITFLDTPGHAAFLKMRQRGADVTDIVVLVVAADDSVMPQTKEAIKHAKNSGVPIIVAINKCDKPDANPDKVVADLAGHDIDVEDYGGETQVVRVSGKTGLGMEDLEESIITLSEVLDLKAQESKTLCEGWVIESEMKKGLGNTATFLVRRGVLERGKIIVAGNTWCKVKIMKDEHGKVLKKAGPSTPVEVIGWKDLPEAGQLGLEAKDEALAKKVILNRMAREEKFKEAQDIEKINEMRQSELREANKRQKIEELAKNGLSLEDIRKLDSEEYKDLLDETKQECEIVPFIIRADVSGSSEAIAESIDGLGNDEVKSKVLYQEVGPPTETDIERAETSGAIIFAFNLKTPKDIILKAERRGVHIKSHNVIYHLIEEVTHELQSRLKPDIKVEVLASAKVRAVFSITGKNKKEFKIAGCKVSQGIIKRNSQIQVTRNGQMIYRGHIDALKHERDDVAEVKKGMDCGVSLGRWQNFEEGDDIEVYEEKEVPRYL
- a CDS encoding Subunit C of the eight-subunit V1 peripheral membrane domain of vacuolar H+-ATPase (V-ATPase), with the translated sequence MAEPLGSYLLISLPKTQNLLHDETQDWLETNVNGGKVSVTNVDVPEFKIGTLDTLMQQTEEISKLDNQLNQAVNKVLEIIQTVFDKNPAFVEQAKQVEGRSVIDYLENFKWNTSKYRTDRSIRQLIDTISLDGLNLDNDVKATFQNYNSAKSNLAAAERKRTGDLTVKSLHDIVDETDFVLDSDHLQTILLVIPKNLVQSFLNTYETVVPFVVPRSAKRITADSEFVLYSVILFKKYVPEFLAAARENKWITREFNYDEESIKLLRNEYNDASTQEHSLRNDLIRLVKAAYADIVSSWLHIKILRTFIESVLRYGIPPDFSYFLLKLPHKAIEKGKSQLVEKFGYLGGAAVGVDRRGKIVKDSLHEYASLVDTDYQPFVLYELEIN